The Patescibacteria group bacterium genome window below encodes:
- a CDS encoding KamA family radical SAM protein: MNHKKPESDDPLAEKKYSPVRGIVHKYPDRVIFCPTFACPSRCSFCFRKNLVDGKNGRLSEKEMAAAIDYIKKDKKIREVILSGGDPLFLNDKTLSDILKKLHAIPHVRLLRIHTRIPVTLPSRVTKKLAAILKKSKPLWVVVHINHPKEITPKFREAAAKFKVVGIPLLSQSVLLRDVNDNAETLKKLFYGLVKLGIKPYYLHQCDPARGTKKYWVSIKKGKKIMRQLRKEISGICLPTYVQDSPHCGKTPLY, from the coding sequence ATGAATCATAAAAAACCTGAGTCCGACGATCCGTTGGCCGAAAAAAAATATTCGCCGGTTCGAGGGATTGTCCATAAATATCCTGACCGCGTGATTTTTTGTCCAACCTTCGCTTGTCCCTCGCGTTGTTCTTTTTGTTTTAGAAAAAATCTTGTTGATGGCAAAAACGGACGGCTTTCCGAAAAAGAAATGGCCGCGGCAATTGATTATATTAAAAAAGATAAAAAAATACGCGAGGTAATTTTGTCCGGCGGCGACCCCTTATTTTTGAATGATAAAACTTTGTCGGATATTTTAAAAAAACTTCACGCCATTCCGCATGTTCGGCTGCTGCGAATTCACACCCGGATCCCAGTTACTCTACCCTCACGTGTCACAAAAAAATTAGCGGCCATTTTAAAAAAATCAAAACCGCTTTGGGTTGTTGTTCACATAAATCACCCGAAAGAAATTACGCCGAAATTTAGGGAAGCCGCCGCCAAATTCAAAGTAGTCGGCATTCCCCTTCTCTCTCAATCGGTTTTACTTCGCGACGTAAACGACAACGCCGAAACTTTAAAAAAATTATTTTACGGACTCGTGAAACTCGGTATCAAACCTTATTATCTGCACCAATGTGATCCGGCACGAGGCACAAAAAAATATTGGGTTTCAATAAAAAAAGGTAAAAAAATAATGCGCCAATTGCGCAAAGAAATTTCCGGAATTTGTCTTCCGACTTATGTCCAAGACTCGCCTCATTGCGGCAAAACGCCACTATACTAA
- the murC gene encoding UDP-N-acetylmuramate--L-alanine ligase: protein MNLKDSKKIYFIGIKGVGMTAIAQVFKLRGAEVTGSDTHEKFFTDEVLAKNGIKFYEGFDAKNLAAEKPDLVIYSTAYTEENPELAAARKSGVAILSYPEALGQILKEGFGIAISGTHGKTTTTAMLGFVLRELGADPTVIVGSAVPQLGGNARAGGGKYVVIEADEYQNKFLYFDPRAIILTSAEYDHPDFFKTPEEYNDAFRKFVEKIPVDGFLVACGDDKSVLEISKSAKCKIISYGLTAGDWRAENILARVCGMEFEVLEYGESHGIFKIQLFGNHNVANALAVIATARELGFDLEKIREALEKFSGAVRRFEIKAEAGGVLVIDDYGHHPTEIKVTLEAARQKYPGRRIWCVFHPHTFTRTKALLSDFAKSFGAVDKTIVIDIYGSAREVAGGVSSGELVELIKKEGKDALYISTISEAAEFLAKEVKSGDVVITMGAGDVWRVGELLLKKLV, encoded by the coding sequence ATGAATTTAAAAGATTCCAAGAAAATTTATTTCATCGGCATAAAGGGCGTAGGCATGACCGCGATTGCCCAAGTTTTTAAATTGCGCGGAGCGGAAGTTACTGGTTCCGATACGCATGAGAAGTTTTTTACTGACGAAGTTTTGGCGAAAAATGGAATAAAATTTTATGAAGGATTTGATGCAAAAAATTTAGCGGCGGAAAAACCGGATTTAGTAATTTATTCCACGGCTTATACTGAAGAAAATCCGGAATTGGCCGCGGCGCGGAAAAGTGGAGTTGCGATTTTAAGTTATCCGGAGGCGCTCGGACAAATTTTGAAAGAAGGTTTTGGGATCGCGATTTCTGGCACGCACGGAAAAACGACAACCACGGCAATGCTCGGATTTGTTTTGCGGGAATTGGGCGCGGATCCAACGGTGATTGTTGGTTCGGCGGTGCCGCAACTCGGAGGAAACGCCCGGGCTGGCGGAGGAAAGTATGTTGTTATTGAAGCTGATGAATATCAAAATAAATTTTTGTATTTTGATCCGCGGGCAATAATTTTGACGAGCGCGGAATATGATCATCCGGATTTTTTCAAAACTCCAGAAGAATATAATGATGCTTTCAGAAAGTTTGTGGAAAAAATTCCAGTAGACGGATTTTTGGTAGCGTGCGGGGATGATAAAAGTGTTTTAGAAATTTCTAAGTCGGCAAAGTGTAAAATAATTTCCTATGGATTGACAGCTGGCGACTGGCGAGCAGAGAATATTTTAGCGCGCGTCTGCGGAATGGAATTTGAAGTTTTGGAATATGGCGAATCGCATGGGATTTTTAAAATTCAGTTATTCGGTAATCATAATGTGGCAAACGCTTTGGCGGTAATCGCCACGGCGAGAGAGTTGGGTTTTGATTTAGAAAAAATTCGCGAGGCATTAGAAAAATTTTCAGGCGCGGTTCGGCGGTTTGAAATAAAAGCAGAGGCGGGCGGCGTTTTAGTGATTGACGATTACGGTCATCATCCAACAGAAATTAAAGTAACGCTTGAAGCGGCGCGGCAAAAATATCCTGGCCGGCGAATTTGGTGCGTTTTCCATCCGCACACTTTTACAAGAACTAAAGCGTTGCTTTCTGATTTTGCAAAATCATTTGGCGCGGTTGATAAAACAATTGTGATTGATATTTATGGTTCGGCGCGCGAAGTCGCCGGCGGAGTAAGTTCCGGCGAGCTCGTTGAATTAATAAAAAAAGAGGGCAAGGATGCTCTCTATATTTCGACTATTTCTGAAGCGGCGGAGTTTTTGGCGAAAGAAGTGAAAAGTGGAGATGTGGTAATCACAATGGGCGCGGGAGACGTTTGGCGAGTTGGAGAATTGTTGTTGAAAAAATTAGTATAG
- a CDS encoding class I SAM-dependent methyltransferase, with translation MKKEVAGKILNKVKTDYAIIAPQFSAKRQKFWDEMRDFAESLGSGDRVLDLGCGNGRLYEVLKDKSIDYTGVDNSSELLDLAKKRWGENASRKFLLGDAINLDWWKGEKYNVVFLIATLHHIPSRDLRKKVLENVGRVLAPNGFLIMTNWALFRKKYLMLVTKNIILKLLGRSDLDFGDASVPWKSSETGKVMAERYVHAFTLRELKRLVKESGFEILENFYSIDDKKAHFWNGKNIVTIAKK, from the coding sequence ATGAAAAAAGAAGTCGCGGGAAAAATATTAAATAAAGTTAAGACTGATTACGCGATTATCGCGCCTCAGTTTTCGGCAAAAAGACAAAAATTTTGGGATGAGATGCGTGATTTTGCCGAAAGTTTAGGGTCGGGCGATCGTGTGCTTGATTTGGGTTGCGGCAATGGAAGATTGTACGAGGTTCTAAAAGATAAGTCAATCGATTATACCGGCGTTGATAATTCGTCAGAACTTTTGGATCTTGCTAAAAAAAGATGGGGTGAAAACGCATCTCGGAAATTTTTATTGGGCGACGCGATAAATTTGGATTGGTGGAAAGGTGAAAAATATAACGTGGTTTTTTTGATTGCCACTTTGCACCACATACCATCCCGGGATTTGCGCAAGAAAGTTTTGGAAAATGTCGGCCGGGTTCTTGCGCCAAACGGCTTTTTAATTATGACCAACTGGGCACTATTCCGAAAAAAATACCTGATGCTTGTCACGAAAAATATTATTTTAAAATTATTAGGCCGGAGCGATTTGGATTTTGGCGATGCCTCGGTTCCTTGGAAGAGTTCTGAAACCGGTAAGGTTATGGCCGAACGCTATGTTCACGCTTTTACTTTACGGGAATTGAAACGTCTCGTCAAAGAATCAGGCTTTGAAATTTTAGAAAATTTTTATTCAATTGATGATAAAAAAGCGCATTTTTGGAACGGGAAGAATATTGTCACAATCGCGAAAAAGTGA
- a CDS encoding tRNA uridine(34) 5-carboxymethylaminomethyl modification radical SAM/GNAT enzyme Elp3 — MNTIETITKKIIKSRPESRADLAQIKRQTAGKFKLPPPLSADIFKIYKKLLRQKKIKRDERLELLLKKREVRTISGVAPIAVLTKFYPCPGKCAYCPTEKNMPKSYLSNEPAVMRAITFNFDPQKQVAGRIKVLEMNGHPTDKLELIVIGGTWSALPDRYQKWFIQKCFDGANGRKSSSLASAQKINETAKHRIIGITLETRPDYITPVEIKRMRELGATRVELGVQSIYNSILQRNRRGHNVAETIRATKLLKDAGFKICYHMMPNLPGSTLAKDFKMFREIFTNPDFQSDMLKIYPCVVTRDSEIYKWWKQGKYKPYTEKQLVELLINIKKFLPPYVRVNRLIRDIPSPSIAAGNKVSNLREVVTAEMAQRGLRCKCIRCREVGHQKNLKHSAPKLSVKKYLASDGTEYFISFDSPDKKILYAFVRLRIPNLKTDPILPELKNAALIRELHTYGHLVPIDKKSPGATQHLGLGKKLMAEAEKIARKSGVKKMAVISGVGVREYYKKIGYQKDGTYVTKNL, encoded by the coding sequence ATGAACACCATCGAAACCATCACTAAAAAAATTATCAAATCACGGCCAGAAAGCCGTGCCGACTTGGCGCAGATTAAACGCCAGACCGCGGGTAAATTTAAATTACCGCCGCCTCTCTCCGCTGATATTTTTAAAATTTATAAAAAACTTTTGCGGCAGAAAAAAATTAAACGCGACGAACGGCTGGAATTGCTTTTGAAAAAACGCGAAGTGCGGACAATTTCCGGCGTCGCGCCCATTGCCGTTTTAACAAAATTCTATCCTTGTCCTGGAAAATGCGCATATTGCCCAACAGAAAAAAACATGCCAAAATCTTATCTTTCCAACGAACCGGCTGTAATGCGCGCCATCACTTTTAATTTTGATCCCCAAAAACAAGTTGCCGGGAGAATTAAGGTTTTGGAAATGAACGGACACCCCACCGACAAACTGGAATTGATTGTTATCGGCGGAACCTGGTCTGCTCTGCCCGACCGCTACCAAAAATGGTTTATCCAAAAATGTTTTGACGGGGCGAACGGCAGAAAATCTTCTTCACTTGCCTCGGCGCAAAAAATAAACGAAACTGCCAAACACAGAATTATCGGCATTACTCTTGAAACCCGCCCTGATTATATTACACCCGTTGAAATAAAGCGAATGCGCGAACTTGGAGCCACAAGAGTTGAACTCGGCGTCCAAAGCATTTACAATTCTATCTTACAGCGAAACCGCCGCGGGCACAATGTCGCCGAAACTATCCGCGCCACGAAATTGCTAAAAGACGCTGGCTTTAAAATTTGTTATCACATGATGCCCAATCTTCCAGGTTCCACACTAGCTAAAGATTTTAAAATGTTCCGCGAAATTTTTACGAATCCAGATTTCCAGTCGGATATGCTTAAAATTTATCCCTGCGTTGTGACGCGCGATTCAGAAATTTATAAATGGTGGAAACAGGGGAAATATAAACCATACACAGAAAAACAACTCGTGGAGCTGCTCATTAATATTAAAAAATTTCTCCCGCCTTACGTCCGCGTGAATCGTTTAATCCGCGACATCCCGAGCCCAAGCATTGCCGCGGGAAATAAAGTTTCTAATCTGCGCGAAGTTGTTACCGCGGAAATGGCGCAACGCGGGCTACGATGCAAATGCATCCGCTGCCGGGAAGTCGGCCACCAAAAAAATCTCAAACACTCTGCTCCTAAACTATCCGTAAAAAAATATCTGGCATCAGACGGCACGGAATATTTTATAAGTTTTGATTCGCCAGATAAAAAAATACTCTACGCTTTTGTCAGATTACGAATTCCTAACTTAAAAACCGATCCCATTTTACCAGAGTTAAAAAATGCAGCGCTTATCCGTGAATTGCACACTTACGGTCATCTTGTTCCAATTGATAAAAAATCTCCCGGCGCGACACAGCATCTTGGACTGGGAAAAAAATTAATGGCCGAAGCGGAAAAAATCGCGCGAAAATCAGGCGTAAAAAAAATGGCCGTCATCTCCGGCGTCGGCGTCCGTGAATACTACAAAAAAATTGGATATCAAAAAGACGGAACTTACGTGACAAAAAATTTATAA
- a CDS encoding GIY-YIG nuclease family protein, translated as MKNYYVYIMTNRRNGTLYIGVTNDLTRRVYEHKHNLADGFTKKYNIHLLVYYEGTPNVVSSIQREKQLKKWNRKWKLALIEKINPEWEDLYNKIIQ; from the coding sequence ATGAAAAATTATTATGTTTATATAATGACAAACCGACGAAATGGTACGCTATACATTGGAGTAACAAATGATTTAACCCGCAGAGTTTACGAACACAAACATAATTTAGCAGATGGATTTACTAAAAAGTATAACATACACCTATTGGTGTATTACGAGGGAACGCCCAATGTTGTAAGCTCTATTCAAAGAGAAAAACAACTCAAGAAATGGAATAGAAAATGGAAACTTGCACTAATTGAAAAAATTAATCCCGAATGGGAAGATTTATATAATAAAATAATTCAATGA
- the glyA gene encoding serine hydroxymethyltransferase codes for MTNTTMSFLSKFDPEIANAIENEINRQRSGLEMIASENIVSRAVLEAMGTPLTNKYSEGYPGKRYYGGNQFIDVSENLAIDRAKKIFNAEHANVQPHSGSQANAAAYLALLNPGDKILAMNLAHGGHLSHGSPVNFSGKFYNVVFYGVDKDTGRIDMDEVKEIALREKPRLILTGASAYPREIDFAAFQKIADEVGAYLMADIAHIAGLVAAKIHPNPIPVCDVVTTTTHKTLRGPRGALILSKIADRLRPEDKKNLAQKIDSAVFPGMQGGPLEHIIAAKAVAFLEALQPDFIEYQKQIVKNAKVLAETLLGGGLKLVSGGTDNHLILIDLSETGLGGKQVEDALGEVEIYVNKNMIPFDTRKPTDPSGIRLGTPALTTRGMKEDEMKKVGEMIVKIIKNISDENVKKEVRESVHGLVTKFPIYPGLTVL; via the coding sequence ATGACAAATACAACTATGTCTTTTTTATCAAAATTCGATCCCGAAATCGCAAACGCGATTGAAAATGAAATTAACCGCCAGCGGTCTGGTCTCGAAATGATCGCTTCGGAAAATATCGTTTCCCGCGCAGTTTTGGAAGCCATGGGCACGCCACTCACCAATAAATATTCCGAGGGTTATCCTGGCAAACGTTATTATGGTGGAAATCAGTTTATTGACGTCTCGGAAAATCTGGCCATTGACCGCGCAAAAAAAATCTTTAACGCCGAGCATGCCAATGTCCAGCCGCACTCCGGCAGCCAGGCCAACGCCGCGGCTTATTTGGCGCTTTTGAATCCTGGCGACAAAATTTTAGCCATGAACTTGGCGCACGGCGGACATCTTTCGCACGGCTCGCCTGTAAATTTTTCTGGAAAATTTTATAATGTTGTTTTTTACGGGGTGGACAAAGATACCGGCCGAATTGATATGGATGAAGTCAAAGAAATCGCGCTTCGGGAAAAACCGCGCCTGATTTTGACTGGAGCTTCGGCTTATCCTCGCGAGATTGATTTTGCCGCTTTTCAAAAAATTGCTGATGAAGTTGGAGCGTATTTAATGGCTGACATTGCTCATATCGCCGGACTCGTTGCCGCGAAAATTCATCCTAATCCAATTCCCGTTTGCGACGTTGTGACGACCACGACTCACAAAACTTTACGCGGTCCGCGCGGCGCTTTAATTTTATCAAAAATTGCCGACCGCCTGCGCCCGGAAGATAAAAAAAATCTGGCGCAAAAAATTGACTCGGCCGTTTTCCCGGGAATGCAAGGCGGTCCGCTTGAACATATAATCGCCGCCAAAGCCGTGGCCTTTCTCGAAGCGCTCCAGCCGGATTTCATTGAATACCAAAAACAAATTGTAAAAAATGCCAAAGTTCTGGCGGAGACATTGCTTGGCGGCGGATTAAAATTAGTTTCCGGCGGCACGGATAATCATCTGATTTTGATTGACCTCTCCGAGACCGGCCTCGGAGGAAAACAAGTTGAAGACGCGCTGGGCGAAGTGGAAATTTATGTCAACAAAAACATGATTCCTTTTGACACTAGAAAACCGACCGATCCTTCCGGCATTCGTCTTGGCACCCCAGCCTTGACTACTCGCGGCATGAAAGAAGATGAAATGAAAAAAGTTGGCGAAATGATTGTAAAAATTATAAAAAATATTTCCGATGAAAATGTAAAAAAAGAAGTCCGCGAAAGTGTTCACGGACTTGTGACGAAGTTCCCGATCTATCCGGGGCTGACTGTTTTGTAG
- a CDS encoding tetrahydrofolate dehydrogenase/cyclohydrolase catalytic domain-containing protein translates to MPAQIIDGKKIAAEIRVEIKKEIAESGITPGLAVILVGADPASHLYVGLKEKAAAEAGIHFEKYLFFATEPEEKITMKIQELNARPDIHGILVQLPLPGGYDESKIIAAIDPKKDADGFHPENIKKLISAAPEIIPPVVSGILKLIESTGVELKNKKIAILANSEILAKPLEKILTGNDIQTIIAPETLTTEIADADIIISALGRAKIITADAIKPGAILVDVGTTRLDDGTTVGDVDFESVAAKASWITPVPGGVGPMTVAMLLQNVVNIAKK, encoded by the coding sequence ATGCCCGCTCAAATAATTGATGGCAAAAAAATCGCCGCGGAAATCCGCGTGGAAATAAAAAAAGAAATCGCTGAATCGGGAATTACACCCGGTTTGGCCGTGATTTTAGTTGGGGCTGATCCGGCCTCGCATTTGTATGTTGGCCTTAAAGAAAAAGCCGCCGCCGAAGCTGGCATTCATTTTGAAAAATATTTATTTTTCGCCACTGAGCCAGAAGAAAAAATTACTATGAAAATTCAGGAACTAAACGCCCGGCCGGATATCCACGGAATCCTGGTTCAGCTTCCCCTGCCAGGCGGCTACGACGAAAGTAAAATCATCGCCGCGATTGATCCAAAAAAAGACGCCGATGGTTTTCATCCGGAAAATATTAAAAAACTTATTTCTGCCGCGCCGGAAATTATTCCACCAGTCGTCTCTGGAATTTTAAAATTGATTGAATCAACCGGCGTGGAATTAAAAAATAAAAAAATCGCCATCTTGGCGAACAGCGAAATTCTAGCAAAACCGCTGGAAAAAATTCTAACAGGTAATGATATCCAAACCATCATCGCCCCGGAAACATTGACCACAGAAATTGCCGACGCCGATATCATTATCTCGGCGCTTGGCCGAGCAAAAATTATAACTGCCGACGCCATAAAACCCGGCGCGATTTTGGTTGATGTCGGAACAACTCGGCTGGATGACGGCACAACGGTCGGCGACGTTGACTTTGAATCAGTAGCCGCGAAGGCCAGCTGGATTACGCCCGTTCCCGGAGGCGTTGGACCAATGACCGTGGCAATGCTCTTGCAAAATGTCGTGAACATCGCAAAAAAATAA
- a CDS encoding DNA polymerase ligase N-terminal domain-containing protein — MASDLKNYRVKRKFSVTSEPRGEIKKTGQSRFVVQEHHARHLHYDFRLEMDGVLKSWAVPKGPPEVAGVKRLAVQVEDHPVEYIDFEGVIPEGQYGAGKVLIWDKGKFILKEKNTKAMKIEMYGEKLKGDYALVKMEGKNWLLYKI, encoded by the coding sequence GTGGCTTCGGATTTAAAAAATTATCGGGTAAAAAGAAAATTTTCCGTTACTTCTGAACCAAGGGGTGAAATTAAAAAAACCGGCCAAAGTCGGTTTGTTGTTCAAGAGCACCACGCGAGACACTTGCATTATGATTTTCGTCTGGAAATGGATGGAGTTTTAAAATCTTGGGCTGTGCCAAAGGGTCCGCCGGAGGTCGCGGGAGTAAAGCGGTTGGCGGTGCAAGTTGAGGATCATCCGGTTGAATATATTGATTTTGAGGGCGTAATTCCCGAGGGCCAATACGGCGCGGGAAAAGTGTTGATTTGGGACAAGGGGAAATTTATTTTGAAAGAGAAAAATACCAAGGCCATGAAAATTGAAATGTATGGCGAGAAATTGAAAGGCGATTATGCGCTGGTAAAAATGGAAGGGAAAAATTGGCTACTATACAAAATTTAA
- a CDS encoding aromatic amino acid transport family protein, translating to MNKRFFHAIAMMVGMIVGVGLFGVPYAVEKVGFALGATYIFILGMLLLLVHVLYGEVALRTEGKHRLVGYAEIYLGSKGKIVAALAQIFSFYGALIAYIIIGGQFLHLLLSPVFGGTILAYQIGFFIVTSLTVGVGLRLVAPIEFAMTMFLLAVVAIIFIFGLSYVWYPNLFVMNLKEIFFPYGVILFALGGAAAVPEIRDLLRGQEKKMKKALIWGTAIPIVITILFSFVVIGISGENTTSEAISGLVGPLGSNIVLFGAIFGFLAITTSFLVLGLNLKEIFKLDYKVNGWLSWLLACLVPFIIFLLARPEFISVAAFTGAVLGGIEGLLIILIWLKAEKEGKRTPEYKVKISEWVLSLVAFVFILGIIYKVIYPEF from the coding sequence ATGAATAAAAGATTTTTTCATGCCATCGCCATGATGGTTGGCATGATCGTAGGAGTGGGGCTTTTTGGCGTGCCTTACGCCGTGGAGAAAGTGGGCTTTGCTCTTGGCGCCACTTATATTTTTATTTTGGGCATGCTTCTATTGCTTGTGCATGTTCTCTATGGTGAAGTAGCTCTCCGCACCGAAGGGAAACATCGGTTGGTTGGTTATGCGGAAATATATCTTGGGAGTAAGGGAAAAATAGTAGCGGCTCTGGCGCAAATTTTTTCTTTTTACGGCGCGCTTATCGCCTATATAATTATTGGCGGACAATTTTTACACCTGCTTCTCTCGCCGGTTTTTGGCGGAACGATTTTGGCTTATCAAATCGGATTTTTTATTGTTACGTCGCTCACGGTCGGAGTCGGCCTTCGCCTCGTGGCGCCGATTGAATTCGCGATGACAATGTTTCTTCTGGCCGTAGTAGCGATAATTTTTATTTTTGGTCTGTCTTACGTTTGGTATCCAAATTTATTTGTCATGAATTTGAAAGAAATATTTTTCCCTTACGGCGTGATTTTATTCGCCCTAGGTGGGGCGGCGGCAGTTCCTGAAATCAGAGATTTGCTACGTGGCCAGGAAAAGAAAATGAAAAAGGCGTTGATCTGGGGCACGGCAATTCCGATTGTCATTACAATTCTTTTTTCTTTCGTGGTAATCGGGATCAGCGGAGAAAATACCACGTCAGAAGCAATCAGCGGTTTAGTCGGGCCGCTTGGAAGCAATATTGTTCTCTTTGGCGCGATTTTCGGTTTTTTGGCTATTACTACTTCTTTTCTTGTTTTGGGACTGAATCTCAAAGAGATTTTTAAATTAGATTACAAGGTGAATGGCTGGCTTTCCTGGCTTTTGGCATGCCTGGTTCCATTTATAATTTTTCTTTTGGCTCGACCGGAATTTATTTCTGTCGCTGCTTTTACCGGCGCGGTGCTCGGAGGAATCGAGGGGCTTTTGATAATTTTGATTTGGCTCAAGGCGGAAAAAGAAGGGAAAAGAACTCCGGAATATAAAGTTAAAATTTCCGAATGGGTCTTGAGTCTGGTGGCGTTTGTATTTATTTTGGGAATTATTTATAAAGTAATTTATCCTGAATTCTAA
- the dnaB gene encoding replicative DNA helicase: MATEKITPQNIEAEQSLLGALLIDKDSVIRVADIVRTEDFYKESHAVIYEAILDLFGRHEPIDILSLTSKLEERDKLEMIGGRSYLMTLANSVPTASHVVHYANIVQKKATLRRLLTAAGEITSLGYNEEEDVEVVLDKAEQKLFSVSQKYLKQIFIPIKNILTEAFDRIDELHREKGKLRGLTTGYHDLDNLLAGLQKSDLVILAARPSVGKTSLALDIARNVATKAKVPVGIFSLEMSKEQLVDRLLCSEAGVDLWKMRTGKLSDRDEDDDFPRIGHAMGTLSEAPIFIDDSATSNIMEIRTKARRLQIENGLGLLIIDYLQLMESRSQKADNRVQEVAEITRSLKGIARELNIPVLALSQLSRAVEARSPAIPKLADLRESGSIEQDADVVLFIYRKAMDRNFREITPEERNIAEIHIAKHRNGPTGIVNLFFDENRVSFKNLERRAEEQQ; encoded by the coding sequence ATGGCTACCGAAAAAATCACTCCGCAAAATATTGAAGCCGAACAATCTCTTTTGGGAGCGCTTTTAATTGATAAAGATTCTGTCATCCGCGTTGCCGATATTGTCCGGACGGAAGATTTTTATAAAGAAAGCCACGCCGTGATTTATGAAGCGATCTTGGATCTTTTCGGTCGCCATGAGCCGATTGATATTTTAAGTTTAACTTCAAAACTTGAAGAACGCGACAAATTGGAAATGATCGGCGGAAGAAGTTATTTGATGACTCTCGCTAATTCCGTCCCGACCGCCTCGCACGTTGTCCATTACGCCAATATTGTCCAGAAAAAAGCGACTTTACGACGGCTTCTAACCGCAGCCGGAGAAATCACCTCACTTGGCTACAACGAAGAAGAAGACGTGGAGGTTGTTTTGGATAAAGCTGAACAAAAACTTTTTTCCGTTTCCCAAAAATATTTAAAACAAATTTTCATCCCGATTAAAAATATTTTAACCGAAGCCTTTGATCGCATTGACGAATTGCATCGGGAAAAAGGAAAACTCCGAGGCCTCACGACCGGCTACCATGATTTGGATAATCTCTTGGCTGGGCTTCAAAAATCGGATCTTGTGATTTTAGCCGCCCGCCCTTCCGTCGGTAAAACTTCGCTTGCCTTGGATATCGCGCGAAATGTCGCTACCAAAGCAAAAGTCCCGGTCGGTATTTTTAGCTTGGAAATGTCAAAAGAACAACTTGTTGACCGCCTACTCTGTTCCGAAGCCGGGGTGGATCTTTGGAAAATGCGCACGGGCAAACTGTCCGACCGTGATGAAGACGATGATTTTCCGCGTATCGGCCACGCCATGGGAACTCTTTCCGAAGCCCCGATTTTTATTGACGATTCGGCAACTTCAAATATAATGGAAATCCGGACTAAAGCCCGACGGCTTCAAATTGAAAACGGTTTGGGTCTTCTGATTATTGACTATTTGCAATTGATGGAATCCCGTTCGCAAAAAGCCGACAACCGCGTCCAAGAAGTCGCGGAAATCACGCGTTCGCTAAAAGGTATTGCTAGAGAATTAAATATCCCCGTGCTTGCCTTGTCTCAATTATCCCGCGCCGTGGAAGCGCGTTCCCCGGCCATCCCGAAACTCGCGGATCTCCGCGAATCGGGCTCAATCGAACAGGACGCCGACGTGGTTTTGTTTATTTATCGCAAAGCCATGGACCGCAACTTCCGCGAAATAACTCCGGAAGAAAGAAACATCGCCGAAATTCACATTGCCAAACACAGAAACGGCCCGACCGGAATCGTCAATCTCTTCTTTGATGAAAACCGGGTCAGTTTTAAAAATTTGGAACGGCGCGCGGAAGAACAGCAATAG
- the recR gene encoding recombination mediator RecR, with protein sequence MSKFPLSLQNLVDHFSSLPGVGPKTALRFVFYLLKQPKAEVEKFAVALGSLKNVLATCSVCQNFSEKNPCAICGDLRRDHGTICVVAEHQDLPVIENTGIHNGTYHVLGGVLDALHGITPDQLKIKELVTRIQNGNGKIKEIILALNPDLEGETTMLYLTKLMKSFGKNIKITRLARGLPMGSDLEYADEVTVSDALKGRKEI encoded by the coding sequence ATGTCTAAATTCCCCTTATCACTACAAAATCTCGTCGATCATTTCTCTAGTTTGCCGGGCGTTGGCCCCAAAACCGCGCTCCGGTTTGTTTTTTATTTGTTAAAACAACCGAAAGCAGAAGTGGAAAAATTCGCGGTGGCGCTTGGGTCTTTAAAAAATGTTCTAGCGACTTGTAGTGTCTGCCAAAACTTTTCTGAAAAAAATCCCTGCGCAATCTGCGGCGATTTGAGACGCGACCACGGAACAATTTGCGTTGTAGCCGAGCATCAAGATTTACCGGTTATTGAAAATACCGGCATCCATAACGGGACTTATCATGTTTTGGGTGGAGTTTTAGACGCGCTTCACGGCATTACTCCAGACCAGCTAAAAATTAAAGAACTGGTTACCCGTATCCAAAATGGCAATGGAAAAATTAAAGAAATAATTCTGGCCCTTAACCCTGATTTGGAAGGCGAAACAACTATGCTTTATCTCACAAAACTCATGAAGTCATTCGGTAAAAATATAAAGATCACTCGCCTCGCCCGCGGGCTTCCCATGGGAAGCGACCTTGAATACGCTGACGAAGTGACTGTTTCCGACGCTCTGAAAGGAAGAAAAGAAATATAA